A window of Apium graveolens cultivar Ventura chromosome 8, ASM990537v1, whole genome shotgun sequence contains these coding sequences:
- the LOC141680539 gene encoding uncharacterized protein LOC141680539, whose translation MGDSTSSFHPALVVTNIKSSINIVLDFENSQYFTWAELFKLHARSKGVLDHILPPTEEKAALTTEQKELWSTLDAAVVSWIYATISNDLLQTIIEPVVTAMEAWNRLRDIFQDNQHSRVVTLEQEFSTTKMEDFPNASAYCQRLKNLSDQLRNVGAPVDNNCLVIQLVSGLTEAYKGLGTLIRQSTPLPLFYQARSMLTLEEAGLAKQVATSSASMMLVTSRDSDDGYDNSGGARGRNTPQQRNGCRK comes from the coding sequence ATGGGAGATTCCACATCTTCTTTTCACCCCGCACTTGTTGTGACCAATATCAAGAGCTCCATTAATATTGTTCTTGATTTTGAAAACTCGCAATACTTCACTTGGGCGGAGCTTTTCAAACTTCACGCTCGTTCTAAGGGGGTTCTAGATCATATCCTTCCTCCTACTGAGGAGAAGGCTGCTCTCACTACTGAGCAGAAAGAGTTATGGTCGACCTTAGATGCTGCTGTGGTTAGTTGGATATATGCCACGATTTCCAACGATCTCTTACAGACCATCATCGAACCTGTTGTTACGGCCATGGAGGCTTGGAATAGGTTGCGTGACATTTTCCAAGACAACCAACACTCTCGTGTCGTAACCCTTGAACAAGAATTCTCTACTACCAAGATGGAGGATTTCCCTAATGCCTCGGCTTACTGTCAGCGTCTCAAGAACCTTTCTGATCAGTTGCGGAATGTTGGAGCACCTGTGGATAATAATTGCTTGGTTATTCAACTTGTTTCGGGTCTCACCGAGGCTTATAAAGGTCTTGGTACCCTTATTCGACAGAGTACTCCTCTTCCTCTGTTCTACCAGGCTCGTTCTATGCTCACCCTTGAAGAGGCTGGTCTAGCAAAGCAAGTGGCCACCAGTTCGGCATCGATGATGCTTGTCACTTCTCGTGACTCTGATGACGGGTACGACAATTCAGGTGGTGCTCGTGGACGTAACACGCCACAACAAAGGAATGGTTGCCGAAAATAG